aattaaaaacatttcttttcaaGTGAATCCAACATATGAAACACTTAGTCGGATCCTCTGCACATGGAAAGTTCTCTCAATACAAATGATCTCCAAAATACTTGAAAGTTAATGCCAACCTGTGTTCCAGTCGTTTCCACATGTGGCCCAAGGCAACTCGGCACTAAAGGAGGAGAACAGATAAAAAAACGCCCAAGCGATAATCGTAATGTAGGAGGTGGCGCCGAATGCAATGATAAGGTGACTCGCATAGCCGATGCCTGCAAGGTAAAAGACAGAAAAAGCAACCATGTAAGTATTTCCATCGTAAATGGACTGCGCAATCCGTGCGTAATTACGCACCAATTCCGCGTCTCATCACTATTCTCCAAATGACTCAAACGTTAACTAAAATGAAGATGAATGGGAATAGGTACCTTGAAAAagtgggcaaacctttttccAACACGTTATACCACCCTGGTTGGTGTACTGTCCCATAGCGGTCTCAAGGAAGAACAAGGGGATCCCGCAAAAGACCATGAACAAAATATACGGGATGAAAAACACACCTACGGAGAAATCAAATATTAGAACCACCAAAGACGGCAAAAGTGACAAATACCTTGTCAGAATAAAAAAGAAGCCCCATCTCACCTCCACCGTTTTTGTAACACAGATAAGGAAATCTCCAAACGTTCCCCGGTCCAATGATTGCACCCATCACCGTGAGAATAAACTCGGCTTTCGTGCTCCAGTAGCCCCGTTCCTCCGTTTCTTTCAGTTTCTTCTGCCCTCCGTTGGCCACAAAAACGGCACAATTGTCAGCATCTTTCTCCTTTGAGAGCATTTTTTACAACCAAAGGCGAAGATCAAATCAAAAGAATGCGTTTTGCGCGTCCAAACTGCACTCGAAACAAAGCAGGAGCGAGACTTGTCAAGTGGGAATACCCTGAGCAGATACAGTAAGATTATCGCACTTGCCTCTCAGTAGATAGAGGTGCTCTGAGGCGCAAGCTATTTATGCAAGTCTATGAGTGCTGGAGGAGGACTGGGTTGCACCTTTGGGATGACCCAGGGATTCCTTCTCTATTGATCCCAGAAAAACACGAAGGAGTCATGGCTGTTACTGCTCAgggaggaagagaaaaaaagcagCATATTGGGTACAatgctgattattattattattattattattatgctatTGCCTTTGGGCATGAAAATATACCATATGCACAAGATATAAAAgttgaattggaaaaaaaacaaaagttataTATGGTGGAGTTATTTTGCACTGCTGCTACATATTGCAGAGACGTGACTGGTGTTCACATAAGTATGTAAATTGGAAATGTTCAAGTTGAAAAGTCTCATGTCAACGAGTAAGGGGGGCAAAGAAAGCGTGAAGCAGGATGATGTATTTTGAGGGGACTTATTTCAATGCATTCAAAGTTGCTTTTATTTCCGCCATGCATGCTGCAAATGCTTCAGAGCAAAATAGAATACATAGTAAATAGCACATATATATtatgcacgttttttttttttttttttttttttttcttgttggggCAATTGTGGTTTTCTTTATGCAGATCCGGCCGGATGTCGGTGGACTGCGACGGAAACCAGTGAGCTCATCGTAGCGAGGAAGGCGGTGCTAAactccagcagcagcatcatcatcatcctcctcttcaCCCTCATCATCACCTCATCGCGCTGACTGATGATGATGCTCACCTCTTTTTTCTCCATCTAAAAACGTGCAGTAATCCACCATGGAGTGCATTTCACACCCGTTCGGACATCTCTCCATGGACTTTGAGGTAAGACGATGCTAAACGTCCACATTCAGCACCGTCTCGCGTGGGGCTTTCCCGTTACTAGCGGGGCCTATTAGACTTGCATTGGACTCGCTCTCCTCCGTGTTGCTGCAGACTTGATCCCGAACGGACACTATGTCGATTAATTTAATATCTGTTGTGACGACGGGGTAATAAAGCGGCATTGTGCAGGATTTGGACGTGCAGCACCCGCTTAGCCTGCATGTCGGAAGTGGGAGAATCTCGGCCTGCACTGCGCGGGTGACGTGGGAGGAGGCTGCTggggaagaaggaggaggaggaggaagaagagggggGGATGCTCAATGGGCATTTGCAGCACCATAATGGAGCGTGTGAGGAGCCATGCATCAGCTTGTTGGTGGCAAAGCAAAGTATGGGCCTTGGACAGCGGCAGCCATATCCGCCAtggggctggctggctgtctgtctgtctgtcacacTGGCCTCATTTGAACACGCGCTGCTGTACTGAGAGGAGTAAACAATGGTGGCATTATTGCCTTTTAAAGGTCAGCGCATATCAAGGCTCTGCTCTCGTTTTAGTCGAATGCTGATCAATTAGAACGACAGGGCTCCTCCTCCAAATGTatgacaataaaacaaaaagtcaagcTTGAGTTCAAGGGGGAAATAATTTGTCATCAGACATCACTGGAATTACAGACACAAACACAggatccagaaaaaaaaagcaatcattAAATAAAAGTGGCATTTTCCTTAAAAGGATATTTAGTAGGTTATGTTTCCAAAACATATAGACTCAAACAGCTTATGGGCTTATTCAAAATGGGCAATATTTCACAAGAGTTCTGCTTTTAATTTCGTATGTTGGAGAAGATACACAAGCAATGAGTGAGACTGACAGCATTGTGAAAAGTTAATAAatctttttgcttttctttacCATTAAATGCATCCTTCCAGTTGATATTTTGCCAGACTCATTAAAATTGCACGCTTGGTCATTTACGTCACCTTTAGTTGAGCTTTTGACGGTGTCATTGCGTAATACGGATTAGCCAGGACGTCGCATGATAGTGTACAAGTGAGAAGCAAAGATTTTTAATGCTTCTTATGGTAGAGCGGGTCACATGTGTGTGAGCAATTATTATGTCATCGTTGTTATTGAAGGTGTTGACGTTTTAGTAAATCTTTGGTTCCTCTTGTTAGTTTGCCAAAGTTGCCTGGACTCATATTTGCACATTTAGTTCAACTCCTGGAATATAcagtaaagattttttttttttttttactcaacctGAAATGTTATTTGGATAACCCAGCTGGTCAGATTTCTTTTCCTATCATGTTAGAGAAGCAGATTGACCTTTTAGGAGACTTGCCAGCAGCTTCCTGTTTGAAGCTAAAATATGACAGTAATCAGTTTGAAAAAGACATCAAATTCCTTCCTGGTTTTGGCCGCTCTCAATGATTTCTAGGCTAATGCCGTATTAGAGCTCTTGGTAAAATGGAGCTGGCTTTGCATGAAGGTGTTGCACATGGCAACACCAAAATGCCGACTCATTACCTTCATCGGTTGTGTCATGTTTGAGGTCGTCTTGGCCCAGAAATGACCAAACAGCACATGTCTTGTCGTCAGCGTTGAGTTTGAAAAATAATCAGATTTTGAAGTCATGGGAACCggaatcttttttgtttttgcccccAAGTGCAATTTCACAGGGAGATCTTTCTTCAGTGATTCCCAACTAGGGTATGGTGGCACAATTGACAGATAATCAGGGATACCACGAGAAGTTCTATATATACGACACAATATATGCAGCCGCTATTTTCTTTTGGACAACTCCACTTCAAAAAGCGCTACTTGATTGCTGTGTGTTACGTCTATGTTGATTCCACGTGACCATGACTTTAATCTGTATTCCAAAATCTTTTAAGCAATGTTATGTCATTTTCTTTCTGATAATCTTTGTATCACTGTCTCCATCTAACTTAAGAAGATTTAAGGGCAGCTAACTTCAATTACTCAAATtagaaaggcaaaaaaaaacgtACTGGGAAAACGGCATCTATTTGTATTGCACTGTATCGATAGAACCTATTGAACACCAGACAATTGTTATGAAGGTTTGGATGGAATCAAATTATCTTACAGAAATCTCTAACTTCTAATGCATTATACTAATGCAAGTGAAAATGAATTACTCCAGTTGATACTCTCTGAACATTCATTTCTTGTAAATGATGGCTTTCCAAGAAGCAAATATTATTCGGAACGgaattattattagtgtgtcGAAGTGAACAATCTTGTCGGCAGCTAGtagattttctattttttaaccCTTAACGGGGCACTAAATCTTTTTAAATCGAGAAATAAGgtcacattatttatttatgtggcatatatatatatatatgatatatgggCTGGCCAGTAACATCACACATACCATTAACATTTGCCTCTACCTTTAATACAGTCCTGTCTGTAACCAGAAAAATGTCTCTGCTGGTCCCCTTTGACCCTCGCCCAGCCCTTTTGTCTAACAGGAGAATGACGAAGAGGAGAAACAGGAAGCCTTGGGAGCACCGTGGACCGTTTCTGTAAAGTCTCCATGAACGCAACAGAAGAGACACTGACTAATTGAACCAATGGCCAAGAAAGGGCGCGTGAAGGGCGAGAAGCCCGAAGCCCTCATCTCTGCCCTGCAGGCAGCCAATGAAGATCTCAGGTCCAAGCTGACTGACATTCAGATTGAACTGCACCAAGAAAAATGCAAGGTATCATCCTCCTTAATCGTGTTTGGATGTTCTCAGAGCTATGTTTCGATCATCCCACGTCTAATTGCAATTTCCACCAAAGGTGAGCAAGCTGGAGCGAGACAAAGTACAGGAGGTGAAGCGGGTGCGCGAGCAGGAGCAACACCGCCACACCGCCATGTTGACGGAGCAGCGGGCCAAGTGgcatgaggaaaaacaaaaagagctcCAGGCCCTCCGGGAAAATCTGACGCGGCAGCATGAGCAAGAGCTGGCCCGCCATGCCAAAATCAAAGACCAGGAGAACCAGAGGCTCAAGACCGCACTGAGCGCCATACGGGATGGCAGCGGCGAGAAGGTTGGCAAGAACGCTTGTCTTGGGAAGAAGAATTTTTTTGCAAAACCATCAAATGTGTGTCAATAGGTCCGCACGGCATTGACTCTGGAAGCCAAGGAGGACGCTCGCCGCTTCTTCGATCAGGAGAGGGTGAAGCTCCTCCAAGAGATAGCCGAGCTGAAGGCGGCCAAGAAGCAAACGGACGAAGCCCTCAGCAACATGATCCAGGCAGACAAGATGAAGGCCGGCGATCTGCGGGTGGAGCACCAGCAGCACCAGGAACAGATCTCCAAGATCAAGTGGGACTGCGAACGGGACATCCGGAGACTGGTCAGGCACAGTCACTCACATTCGCCGCCATCGACGGATGGCCATAACCCTATTCCTGCTCCAGGTCGATGAAATCAAAGCAAAAGATCGCACCATCTTCTCTCTGGAGAGGGAGATGGAGTCAACCACGGGCTTCCTCCAAAGGCTGCAGCTTCAGAAGGATGCGCTGGATGAGCAGCTTTTCCTGGTCAAGGAGGCCGAGTGCGGCGCAGGAAGTCCCAAGAGAGAGATTCCGGGTCGTGTCGGAGATGGCGCCGAGCACTGTGGTAGCCCTGTAAGTAGCCTTCTTGTTCTCACAGAGGTTCACATGTTGACACGGATGAGCGACATATGATATTATCATGATGTCTCCTGACTGACAATATTGTCTCGTCACGTATCGTCAACTGTTAATGAGCGCGTTTGCTGGGTCAGATCCATTTTGTGGAACGTGATCGCTCATTAGGTCGCCATTTCTGCATAACTAACTCAGAGGCACGGTAAACAACGCTTTGATTTCATTTCGGACTTTCCCTCAAATGGTTGGCATGATTGCTCATGCACAGACTTCAAgttgattgttgttgttttttttcatacaaaGGACCTACGGAGAAATCAAAGGCGCATGGCCGAGCTCAACTCAACGATTCGCAAGTTGGAGGACAGAAACTCGCTGCTAGGAGACGAGCGGAATGAACTCGTAGGTTCAATTTGGACTTTCTCTCCACGCTCCTCTTTTCTTGTCCCCTCCGCTAACATTTGCCGTTTCCCGGAGCAGCTGAAGCGTGCGCGGGAGTCGGAGAAGCAGTACAAGCCGCTGTTGGACAAGAACAAACTGCTGAGTAAGCGCAACGATGACCTGATGCTGACTATCCAGAAGCTGGAGGAGAAAGCAAAAAATCTGGCCAAGGAGAACCTTGAGATGGTCAGCACCCAGGCGCACGAGCACTTTCCGCCCCTTCTGTCCAAACCAATTGACCTTCTGCTCTTCTTCTCAGAGGGAAAAGATCAGCTCCCAACCTCCACTAAAGAAACAGAAGTCCCTGAATGACCTGGACCAAGCCCAGGATGACCAGGAAATAGCTTTTCTCAAACTTCAAGTCCTGGAGCAGCAAAGCATGATCGACGAGCTCGCACGAGTACGTGTCGTCATGACCGCCAGCGCACGGTCGTTGAGTCTCCTCACATCCCATGTTCACCGTGAATGACATGCATAATCAACCCATCATCAAAATGATTCAGTCTATAGGTAGTCTCAATGAGTTTCTTACAAGCATTCAATTGATTTGAATTCTTCTTTGGTTCCAGGACCGAGAGAAACTGCTTCGGAAGAAGAGACATAAAAGGAGTTCCAGACCAATCAAGGTGAAGGTGGAATTTATGTTCTTGAATGGTGGTTATTACTGGGCTCTCCGACCTTTTAGCCCACTTATGTCGTTTATATGAACTTTGCGCAGAGGCACATTGTCGTGGACACATTCTTCGGCTACGACGAAGAGTCAATGGATTCGGAAACATCCTCGGTGGCTTCCTTCCGTACGGATCGAACACCGGCTACTCCGGATGAAGACCTGGATGTGGTGATTATTCCATTTCCACTCCTTCCTTTTAACCTGAGCCATGTGTTTTGCCAGTTGCAAGTGTCAAAGCTCATTCCAAGCAATACCGCAGGACGTATTGACAGACGATGATCTGTTTCTTGGTCAGGGTCTAGCCAATGAGGAGTCTGAGCTCCGTTTCCGTCAGCTGACCAGGGAATACCAAGCCTTACAGCGAGCATACGCCCTGCTGCAGGAACAGAAGGGAGGAATTCTTGATGCCGAGATGGAAGCCAAGGTACGCAATACAGTGTCGTGATACAAGCATCATTTATGGAAGGTGAACTtatatgctcttttttttcctacttGACTTGACGTCAAACCTTTTGCGTTTTAGGTCAATTGAGGTTAGCAATTCTGCCAAATTTTCCTTGCATTCTTCAAACGAATTAGCAAGCACTCTGATGACGCCGACACCAAAATCATGATTTATCGCCCAGCCTTTAGTTTCAGCTACGTACGGCATTTACCAAGTGTTTGCCTGATAAGTCATTGGAGTCAGCCGTTTGAAATGATCATGACATTTGCCACTGGACATGGTGGCGCATGTTCATCAAAGTGATCATCTCGCCAAGAGATACGATCAATTGATTTAGCGGCATGTGGAACGTCAATTCAACGGACGGCGGGGGATTCAATATGAAAGTGTGAAATTTGAGGGCAAAAGAATTTCTTTTGGATGTTTCAGGCTCAGGAGCAGCTCCAAGCAGACATACTCAGGTACAAGGCCAAAATTGAAGATTTGGAGAAAGAGGTGACCATGAAGGGTCAGGTACGGCACACGCTCACACTGAGCCTTTTAAAACGACTTTCTACGCGACATCTTGTGCGGGTCGAATTACGCAGAACAGTTCCGTGCATTTGAATTGAACGGCGAGATGATATCGTTCGATTTTCTTACAATGAGGCCTTCATAGACAACTGCACAAGATAAACCAGCAGAACCAACAAAAAGCTTGTCTATTCTCCATCAGGACTCCAAATGGGTGGAGGAGAAGCAGCTATTCCTGCGAAGAAATCAGGAACTTTACGAGAAGGTCGGACTACCATCCAAATGagctaaaaaaaattcatttgccATCAATGGCTTACCCAGGTCATATTTGTAAACTTTGTGCCGTCCAGGTGGAAAAACTAGACCTGGAGTGCTGTCGGGCTCAGGAGGAGCTCCAAGACTCCAGAGACCAGAATGAACTGTTAGAGTTCAGGATTCTGGAATTAGAGGTGAGCGCGCTAAGTACCGCTTAGCTTGAAGGAATGTTCCTACTTGATGGGAAGTATTAACTTTGTAGACATCCCCCAAAAATGAACAGGCGGGTTGCAATACAGAACGTTAGGTGGCGTCCTACTAACTCGAGGAGGCGCCTTTGCTATTTCAGGAGCGCGAGAGGAGGTCGCCTCCTTTCAACCACCTGAGGATGCATCCCTTCTCGGAGGGTGTCAGCGCACTGCAGATCTACTGCATGAAGGAAGGCGTCAAGGTGCCACACTGAACGCCGTCCAAGTTGGATTATGTCATTTATGTCATTCTGCTCGTAACGGAATGCCATGCGCTCTTTCCACAGGACGTGTGCATACCTGATTTGATTAAACTTTTAGACATCCTGGGAGACAACGGGGTAAATCACATCACGACCTGTTTCGAATAAAAACGAGGCAAAATGCTCATTGGTtgaattttgtctttttttttaagaatttaCGAAATGAGGAACAAGTGGCCATTATTCAAGCTAGCACCGTTTTGTCATTAGCAGAAAAGGTAAGCTTTCCGCATTGCTTTCATACTCGACTTTTTTAATCACATACTTTAACTTTGGTCTtctctgccctctagtggataCAACAGATTGAAGGAACTGAGGCAGCGCTACACCAGAAAATGATGGACTTGGAGATAGAGATGGTGAGCGTCGCACTCGCACCTGTATTCGTCGATAGCAGAATGAATCAACACACCCGATTCAGATCATTCGCAAGGTCTGCGGAAGATGGAtgacaatcctgatcatttgggAGACATCCAAAACATACCCATGATCACGTGTGAGCAAATGCCCTTTCTAGGAATCACTAATATTTGATCCTAACCCTCAACAGGAGATGTTCTGTAAACAGAAAGGATACCTGGAGGAGGAGCTGGACTATCGAAAACAAGCCCTGGACCAGGCCTACATGGTAAGCAAGATTTTTAGCCAGTTAAATGAATTTGCTGAAGAAAATAACTTGCTCCTTTTTCAACAGCAAATCCAGGAGCTGGAGGCAACGTTATACAACGCTTTGCAGCAGGACAAGGTCATTTCAAGTCAACGGTCATATTGTCCATCAAATATTGTCATTTTGACCATTGGCTGCATGGTCTGGGCCGTAGGTGATCAAATACGGCGAGCCCTTGGACGAGCTGCAGCGCGACGAGCTGCGAACGGCGGTGGAGAAACTGAGGAGGCAGATGCTGAGGAAGAGTCGAGAGTACGACTGTCAGATTCTGCAGGAAAGGATGGAACTGCTGCACCAGGCTCACCAGgttcgtcaaaaaaaaaaaaagagagttttATTCGAACCTTGAAGCGAATTCATGAGAATTGTTTCCTGCAGAGAATTCGAGATCTTGAGAATAAGACAGAGATCCAAAGGAGGCAAATTAAAGACCTAGAGGAAAAGGTAGCCTTCCGTTTTGATatcaaatataagaaaaacaagaatGTCAGTCAGAAAATATTGTGTGGCTATTTTGTGACTTCCTGTACTGTTCCTCTGTGTGTGTTCCTAATGTGACTAACATGCTGCATGGTCCTCTAAttctctcactttctctcttcctgtctttttgctttctttcctgGCAGTTTTTGTTTCTATTCTTGTTCTTTTCTCTCGCCTTTATCCTTTGGCCTTGAGGTTTTGGGCACGTCCCGTAGCAGAGGTGAGTCGGAGGAGGGGGGCTTCAGgtgaataaataaatcttaacaGTGTAACCTTTAAaacctttggaaaaaaaataaatactttttttttgtatgcgttattttttttgtaatctttTGTGTGTTAAATTTGTATAaaatgtttgtgttgaattCTTTGTAAATGTaagatttaacttttttttttgcaggtggtACATCTGGCCGGACATCTCGTTGGTCACCGCTGTTGTGTTCTTTATATTTCATCTGAGTGTGGTGGAGCAACACTGGCTGTTTGTGTGGTGACAGTATACGAGTCTATTGGATGTTGGCCGTGGAAGCtcactctgtttttttttttctttttaagcggGTCTCTCAGGATGTAGGACTGCaagaacaaaaaacacacacgtgtATATGCAGTTGCATGTAGACGCACGCCCGCCCGTGTTGCTTTGACAAATCCAAAACCAAAGCCTGGGAAGAAAATGATGTCTCTGCCATGCAGGGTAATAGTAATAATATTATTGTGTGTCAGCCATTACCGTTTGGGGAAAAtgaagaggacaaaaaaaaaacacccgccCACAGCTG
The Syngnathus typhle isolate RoL2023-S1 ecotype Sweden linkage group LG15, RoL_Styp_1.0, whole genome shotgun sequence DNA segment above includes these coding regions:
- the jakmip2 gene encoding janus kinase and microtubule-interacting protein 2, with the translated sequence MAKKGRVKGEKPEALISALQAANEDLRSKLTDIQIELHQEKCKVSKLERDKVQEVKRVREQEQHRHTAMLTEQRAKWHEEKQKELQALRENLTRQHEQELARHAKIKDQENQRLKTALSAIRDGSGEKVRTALTLEAKEDARRFFDQERVKLLQEIAELKAAKKQTDEALSNMIQADKMKAGDLRVEHQQHQEQISKIKWDCERDIRRLVDEIKAKDRTIFSLEREMESTTGFLQRLQLQKDALDEQLFLVKEAECGAGSPKREIPGRVGDGAEHCGSPDLRRNQRRMAELNSTIRKLEDRNSLLGDERNELLKRARESEKQYKPLLDKNKLLSKRNDDLMLTIQKLEEKAKNLAKENLEMREKISSQPPLKKQKSLNDLDQAQDDQEIAFLKLQVLEQQSMIDELARDREKLLRKKRHKRSSRPIKRHIVVDTFFGYDEESMDSETSSVASFRTDRTPATPDEDLDVGLANEESELRFRQLTREYQALQRAYALLQEQKGGILDAEMEAKAQEQLQADILRYKAKIEDLEKEVTMKGQDSKWVEEKQLFLRRNQELYEKVEKLDLECCRAQEELQDSRDQNELLEFRILELEERERRSPPFNHLRMHPFSEGVSALQIYCMKEGVKDVCIPDLIKLLDILGDNGNLRNEEQVAIIQASTVLSLAEKWIQQIEGTEAALHQKMMDLEIEMEMFCKQKGYLEEELDYRKQALDQAYMQIQELEATLYNALQQDKVIKYGEPLDELQRDELRTAVEKLRRQMLRKSREYDCQILQERMELLHQAHQRIRDLENKTEIQRRQIKDLEEKFLFLFLFFSLAFILWP